A genomic segment from Treponema sp. Marseille-Q3903 encodes:
- a CDS encoding Nif3-like dinuclear metal center hexameric protein, with amino-acid sequence MIKLTNRDVVNKILEYHPKIENYSGCDCFKSGHEDDICTGVAVCLDPSMNAIKRAVEAGCNLVVTHETLFYQTPDYKIWKGDYKNTIFTEKDEYIKKHRIAVFRDHDHMHFHQPDCIFTGVMKELGWGKYYVKPVERDFSYIFDFGFEGFVYSDIIELFKEKINFNGIKYLGDKNMKIHKAAIVGHMCPNCFYPDHEEKDGTYHDYSMDIIKLMEENGVDLIIPGETIDWTVPAYIRDANELGHPKALMNIGHYNMEELGMKDFAKVIQKLVCSDLKVEYLQSKDSFNYINFRK; translated from the coding sequence ATGATTAAACTGACAAATAGAGATGTAGTCAACAAGATACTCGAATATCATCCTAAAATTGAAAATTACAGTGGTTGCGATTGTTTTAAAAGCGGTCATGAAGATGATATTTGTACAGGAGTTGCTGTCTGCCTTGACCCTTCGATGAACGCAATCAAAAGGGCAGTTGAAGCCGGCTGTAACCTTGTTGTAACACACGAAACGCTTTTTTATCAGACGCCTGACTATAAAATTTGGAAAGGCGACTACAAAAACACAATCTTTACAGAAAAAGACGAATACATTAAAAAACATCGGATTGCCGTATTTCGCGATCACGACCACATGCATTTCCATCAACCTGATTGTATTTTTACAGGAGTTATGAAAGAACTTGGCTGGGGAAAATACTATGTAAAACCTGTTGAACGAGATTTTTCTTATATTTTTGATTTTGGTTTTGAAGGTTTTGTCTATTCCGACATCATAGAGTTGTTTAAAGAGAAAATCAATTTTAACGGAATAAAATATCTCGGCGATAAAAACATGAAAATTCACAAGGCGGCGATTGTAGGTCACATGTGTCCAAACTGCTTTTATCCTGATCATGAAGAAAAAGATGGTACTTATCACGACTATTCAATGGACATAATCAAACTTATGGAGGAAAATGGAGTAGACTTGATAATTCCCGGAGAAACTATCGACTGGACAGTTCCTGCATATATTCGCGATGCTAATGAACTTGGGCATCCGAAAGCCTTGATGAATATCGGTCACTACAACATGGAAGAGCTTGGAATGAAAGATTTTGCAAAAGTAATTCAGAAGCTTGTTTGTTCTGACCTCAAAGTTGAATACCTTCAGTCTAAAGACAGCTTTAATTACATAAATTTCAGGAAATAG
- a CDS encoding alpha/beta hydrolase: MIHEKIELPVQYREKGIKNNNFIPYIKTYILDNYQEIDMQRRRPTIVICPGGGYEIVSDREAEAVAIKMNSYGFNAVILWYSIKPMQFPASLLDLCEAVHYIRERAKEWHVDENKVIVGGFSAGGHLAASLGVYWNKSLIQKFLPYTADSIKPNGLMLCYPVITTGKRAHQGSITNVIGCSKDYTEADVKLDTLVDKTLPPVYMWHTFDDDCVPLENSLCFARSCYEQNVPVEYHVFKHGVHGLSLATEETAGNFRAGVQSECSVWPDLFKAWVEALN, from the coding sequence ATGATTCATGAAAAAATAGAGTTACCTGTTCAGTACAGAGAAAAAGGAATTAAGAACAACAATTTTATTCCGTATATCAAAACATATATCCTCGACAACTATCAGGAAATAGATATGCAGCGCCGTCGCCCAACAATCGTGATATGCCCGGGCGGAGGATACGAAATCGTGAGCGACAGGGAAGCAGAAGCTGTTGCAATTAAAATGAATTCTTATGGTTTCAACGCAGTCATTCTCTGGTACAGCATTAAACCGATGCAGTTTCCTGCAAGTCTTTTGGATTTGTGTGAAGCAGTTCACTATATCAGAGAACGCGCAAAAGAATGGCATGTAGATGAAAACAAAGTGATTGTCGGCGGATTTTCTGCCGGCGGCCATCTTGCTGCGAGCCTTGGAGTTTACTGGAACAAATCTCTAATTCAGAAATTTTTGCCATATACAGCAGATTCTATAAAGCCGAACGGACTTATGCTTTGCTATCCGGTTATCACTACCGGAAAAAGAGCGCATCAAGGGTCAATCACAAACGTCATCGGGTGCAGCAAAGATTACACAGAAGCTGATGTAAAACTCGATACCCTTGTTGATAAAACTCTTCCGCCTGTTTATATGTGGCATACGTTTGATGACGACTGTGTCCCTCTTGAAAATAGCTTGTGTTTTGCCCGCTCATGTTATGAACAAAATGTCCCGGTGGAATATCATGTGTTTAAACACGGAGTTCACGGGCTTTCTCTTGCGACTGAAGAAACTGCAGGGAATTTCAGAGCCGGAGTTCAAAGCGAATGTTCAGTTTGGCCGGATTTATTCAAAGCTTGGGTTGAAGCTCTGAATTAG
- a CDS encoding sugar ABC transporter permease, giving the protein MKTVMANKKRNFMVNILPLLLIALPGIIYLIINNYIPMLGIFLAFKDYSFVKGVFKSDWCGFENFRFLFQTKDAWIMTRNTLLYNIGFIAIGTVLSILVAILMCELGERVRVKFFQSALLLPNLLSWVVISYIAYAFLNADSGFINNSILKLFGKTAVAWYSQAKSWPFILTFVYIWKNIGYMSIVYMASISGIDKGIYEAAEIDGANKLKQIFVVTIPMLKPTIITLTLMSVGRIFYSDFGLFYQVPQNSGALFNTTQTIDTYVYRGLMTLNNIGMSSAAGFYQSIVGFILVLCVNGIVRKLDDSNALF; this is encoded by the coding sequence ATGAAAACAGTAATGGCAAATAAAAAACGTAATTTTATGGTAAACATTTTGCCATTACTTTTGATTGCGCTCCCGGGAATTATCTATCTGATTATAAACAATTATATTCCGATGCTCGGTATATTCCTTGCGTTTAAGGATTACAGCTTTGTTAAGGGCGTTTTCAAAAGTGATTGGTGTGGTTTTGAAAATTTCAGATTTCTTTTCCAGACTAAAGACGCCTGGATTATGACAAGAAATACATTGCTATACAACATCGGGTTTATTGCAATTGGAACTGTTTTGTCTATTTTGGTTGCAATTCTTATGTGCGAATTGGGGGAAAGAGTAAGAGTCAAGTTCTTTCAGTCGGCGCTTTTGCTGCCGAATCTGCTTTCGTGGGTCGTGATTTCTTATATCGCCTATGCATTTTTGAATGCAGATTCCGGGTTTATAAACAACTCTATTTTGAAATTGTTCGGTAAAACAGCCGTCGCTTGGTATTCCCAAGCCAAATCATGGCCGTTTATCTTGACCTTTGTTTATATCTGGAAAAACATCGGTTATATGTCAATCGTTTACATGGCAAGTATTTCGGGAATTGACAAAGGCATATATGAAGCTGCCGAAATTGACGGTGCAAACAAGTTGAAGCAGATTTTTGTAGTTACAATTCCTATGCTTAAGCCGACAATCATCACTTTGACACTCATGTCTGTCGGAAGAATCTTCTATTCTGATTTTGGATTGTTTTATCAAGTGCCGCAGAACTCCGGAGCCTTGTTCAACACAACTCAGACGATCGATACTTACGTATACCGTGGGCTTATGACATTGAACAATATTGGTATGTCATCAGCCGCCGGCTTCTATCAGTCAATTGTAGGTTTCATACTTGTACTTTGTGTAAACGGCATTGTACGAAAGCTTGATGATTCAAACGCATTATTCTAA
- a CDS encoding DUF3237 family protein — MDKEELTINVDLTETHEVVGTQGKSLMVLFSGYADCENFKGKILSGGVDTQLVSKDFAHTLSARYTLEGKDCDGQNCKIFIENQGTVENDGTLVTTPKIYTDSKRLAYLEKSSLYGTITPNGKRIVIHIFSREQKNSDLLKNGNKTTVLKTRKILDFITEQSEKKPAGSRAIVALSGGSGSGKTTVAEELRKMLFEKNKKALVVHGDEYAIRIPLYNDAERISLFRNAGLKALLASGEYTSERAAKIQKWQNDFIDASVELCEENAWYKQYLSAGRAALEKYLGTEEELDFESLQKFIDDYKSGKPKSFIRILGRKEGVLHYEETDLEDIDVVILEWTHGGNPVLTGIDWKIFLEGTPEQTVTYRCSRNKDPNADSAFVAMVLDIEQAKIKEYAKNASLVVPRIE, encoded by the coding sequence ATGGATAAAGAGGAATTGACAATTAATGTTGACTTGACAGAGACTCATGAAGTAGTTGGAACACAAGGCAAAAGCCTGATGGTTCTATTCAGTGGGTATGCAGACTGCGAAAACTTCAAGGGGAAAATTCTTTCAGGAGGGGTAGACACTCAGCTTGTTTCTAAAGATTTTGCGCACACCTTGTCTGCTAGGTACACTCTCGAAGGAAAAGACTGCGACGGTCAGAACTGTAAAATCTTTATTGAGAATCAGGGGACTGTAGAAAATGATGGAACATTGGTTACAACCCCAAAGATTTATACAGACAGTAAACGCCTTGCTTACCTTGAAAAAAGCAGTCTATATGGAACAATAACTCCAAACGGTAAAAGAATTGTAATACATATTTTCAGCCGTGAGCAGAAAAATTCTGACTTGCTTAAAAACGGAAACAAAACTACAGTGCTGAAAACTCGGAAAATTCTCGATTTTATTACAGAGCAGTCTGAAAAAAAACCGGCAGGAAGCCGTGCAATTGTCGCCTTGAGCGGAGGAAGCGGTTCCGGGAAGACTACCGTTGCCGAAGAACTCAGGAAAATGCTTTTCGAAAAAAATAAAAAAGCGCTTGTTGTTCACGGTGATGAATATGCGATAAGAATTCCACTTTATAACGATGCGGAGAGAATCTCTTTGTTCAGAAATGCCGGGCTGAAAGCGCTGCTTGCGTCTGGGGAATATACGAGCGAACGCGCAGCCAAGATTCAAAAATGGCAGAACGATTTTATAGATGCTTCAGTTGAACTTTGTGAAGAAAATGCATGGTATAAACAATACCTCAGCGCCGGCCGTGCAGCACTCGAAAAGTATCTTGGAACTGAAGAAGAATTGGATTTTGAGTCTTTGCAGAAGTTTATCGATGATTATAAATCGGGCAAACCAAAATCGTTTATCCGTATTCTTGGTCGAAAAGAAGGCGTCCTCCATTATGAAGAAACTGACCTTGAAGATATCGATGTTGTAATACTGGAATGGACTCACGGCGGAAATCCTGTCTTAACTGGGATTGATTGGAAAATCTTCCTTGAAGGAACTCCGGAACAGACAGTCACTTACAGATGTTCAAGAAATAAAGACCCGAATGCCGACAGCGCCTTTGTAGCGATGGTTCTCGACATTGAGCAGGCAAAAATCAAAGAGTACGCAAAAAATGCATCTCTCGTAGTTCCAAGAATCGAATAG
- a CDS encoding alpha/beta hydrolase family protein, which translates to MAVFKCEQFSLCMGRNMPFVVVSSNDCPPFITENNENFERPAKNVFILHGHSGYATDWLYNANLVDLCGKYNINIILPNGENSFYLDLPSNEHKYATYVGKELKDYVCKTFGFSQKREDNFIMGLSMGGFGAIHTGLQFNDTFSKLSGLSSALIIYNIANMKPGTMDGIAGYDYYSMMFGDLTKVVESKNNPETLVLDILKEKKQMPEIYIAIGTEDFLYKENQIFKKFLEDHKVAFEYHEEKGTHDWIFWNKYIEPSIRWFLDLENTYND; encoded by the coding sequence ATGGCTGTATTTAAGTGCGAACAATTTTCATTATGTATGGGCAGAAATATGCCTTTTGTGGTGGTGTCGAGCAACGATTGCCCGCCGTTTATCACGGAAAATAACGAAAACTTTGAACGTCCTGCAAAGAATGTTTTTATTCTTCACGGACACAGTGGATATGCCACAGACTGGCTCTACAACGCAAATCTTGTTGATTTGTGCGGTAAATATAATATCAACATAATTCTTCCAAATGGTGAAAATTCTTTCTACCTTGATTTACCTTCAAATGAACATAAATATGCGACTTATGTAGGCAAGGAATTGAAAGATTACGTGTGCAAGACTTTTGGCTTCAGTCAAAAGCGAGAAGACAATTTCATAATGGGCTTGAGCATGGGCGGTTTCGGTGCAATTCACACAGGCTTACAGTTCAACGATACTTTCTCAAAACTTTCGGGTTTGTCTTCGGCTTTGATTATTTACAACATCGCAAATATGAAGCCGGGCACGATGGACGGAATTGCGGGCTATGATTATTACAGTATGATGTTCGGGGATCTTACAAAAGTTGTAGAAAGCAAAAATAATCCCGAGACACTTGTGCTAGACATCTTAAAAGAAAAGAAGCAGATGCCTGAAATTTACATTGCAATCGGGACGGAAGATTTTCTTTACAAGGAAAATCAGATTTTTAAGAAGTTCCTTGAAGACCACAAAGTCGCTTTTGAATATCACGAAGAAAAAGGTACTCACGACTGGATTTTCTGGAATAAATACATTGAACCGAGCATCAGATGGTTTTTAGATTTGGAGAATACTTATAATGATTAA
- a CDS encoding LacI family DNA-binding transcriptional regulator, translating to MKALTSITTMQELADASGVSLATVSRVFSNSDKVSAKTKERVMELVRQSGFSPNETARTMAAGKSRLIAVILPDIENPFFSGLLSEVEENCVKNGYSMIFFNSNGDSKKEREIVSKMMARQADGMLICMTKVKSEMIPVLKTAKFPVVVMARNIEGLNSVGIDHLAGGRLAAEYLIKKQCKRFFFFGLREDEKFIGFRDELLANGVEEKDIRVFGNQNWYFNDFDKAAGIMDDFVQKNVKDSKVGLFCVNDLFAVQAISAAHRNNVGVSGQLSIVGFDNTMLCGMTFPLLTSIDQPLDLIAKESFNLLCAKMKENDEGNSFIDNILLQPSIITRES from the coding sequence ATGAAAGCGCTTACATCAATTACAACAATGCAGGAACTGGCAGATGCATCAGGAGTATCCCTTGCAACTGTTTCCAGAGTATTCAGCAATAGCGATAAGGTTTCGGCTAAAACTAAGGAAAGAGTAATGGAGCTGGTTCGCCAGTCCGGCTTTAGTCCTAACGAAACTGCAAGAACCATGGCAGCAGGAAAATCCCGACTTATCGCAGTGATATTGCCGGATATTGAAAACCCTTTCTTTTCGGGGCTTTTGTCGGAAGTGGAAGAAAATTGTGTGAAAAATGGGTATTCCATGATTTTTTTTAACTCCAACGGAGATAGCAAAAAAGAAAGAGAAATTGTTAGTAAAATGATGGCCCGTCAGGCAGATGGAATGTTGATCTGTATGACAAAAGTAAAATCTGAGATGATTCCGGTTTTAAAAACTGCAAAATTCCCTGTAGTTGTTATGGCCAGAAACATTGAAGGTTTGAATTCAGTTGGAATCGATCACCTTGCCGGTGGTCGTCTTGCAGCTGAATATCTTATTAAAAAACAGTGTAAACGATTCTTCTTCTTCGGTTTACGAGAAGATGAAAAGTTCATTGGTTTTAGAGATGAACTGCTTGCCAATGGTGTTGAAGAAAAAGACATCCGGGTATTTGGGAACCAAAACTGGTACTTTAATGATTTTGATAAAGCTGCCGGTATAATGGACGATTTTGTGCAGAAAAATGTGAAAGATTCAAAAGTAGGACTTTTCTGCGTAAATGACCTTTTTGCAGTTCAGGCAATCAGTGCGGCGCACAGGAACAATGTTGGTGTTTCCGGGCAGCTTAGTATTGTAGGTTTCGATAACACAATGCTTTGTGGCATGACTTTTCCATTGTTGACTTCTATCGATCAACCTTTGGATTTGATTGCAAAAGAAAGTTTTAATTTATTGTGTGCGAAAATGAAAGAGAATGATGAAGGCAATTCGTTCATAGATAATATTTTACTTCAGCCTTCTATCATAACACGGGAATCTTAA
- the gtfA gene encoding sucrose phosphorylase, translating to MNLRPMFNAYPDSLGKRLDSAVKFLSAPEVKNTFESFYILPSIFNSDLDRGFSVIDYDLNRELAAPEDIENIKKNNVSLMMDFVLNHASVQSPQFQDILNNGNKSKYKDFFIDWNKFWEGCGEIGQDGYIIPEDKYIKNMFFRKKGLPVLVVECKDGTKIPYWNTFYQEKTENGYLGQMDLNLNSPLVSDFYRQTIEKLASYGAKYIRLDAFAYACKKVGERNFFNPEDTWKLLGEINSMCQKRGIEVLPEIHAEYSEGIYKQMAEKGYLFYDFFMPGLILYSIEKHDSSLLTKWANEIIENNYKTVSMLGCHDGIPLLDLKGLVPEEEIQQLTETILSRGGIIKNLYGQKNVYYQVNSTYYSALGADDKKMLFARALQIFMPGKPLVWYLDLFAGKNNLERAEKLGHKEINRSNLSMEEVTEDLKKPVVAKQLELLKLRNNNPAFDLNSKVDVQGHGSKLTIIWKGKKNSVKFTADFNDYSYSYEEMS from the coding sequence ATGAATTTAAGGCCGATGTTCAACGCATATCCCGACAGTTTGGGAAAAAGACTCGACTCTGCTGTAAAGTTTCTTTCAGCGCCTGAAGTAAAAAATACTTTTGAATCTTTTTATATTTTGCCAAGCATTTTTAATTCAGATTTGGATCGCGGATTTTCTGTAATCGATTACGACTTAAACAGAGAACTTGCCGCTCCTGAGGACATAGAAAACATTAAGAAAAATAATGTTTCTTTGATGATGGATTTTGTGTTGAATCATGCTTCTGTTCAAAGCCCTCAGTTTCAGGACATACTCAACAACGGAAATAAATCAAAATATAAAGATTTTTTTATCGACTGGAACAAATTTTGGGAAGGCTGCGGAGAGATTGGGCAAGATGGTTACATTATCCCTGAAGATAAGTACATCAAAAATATGTTCTTCCGCAAAAAAGGGCTTCCTGTTCTTGTAGTTGAATGCAAAGACGGCACAAAAATTCCTTATTGGAATACTTTTTATCAAGAAAAAACTGAAAACGGCTACCTTGGGCAGATGGATCTCAATTTGAACAGCCCTCTTGTTTCGGATTTCTATAGACAGACAATCGAAAAACTTGCATCTTACGGGGCAAAATATATCCGTCTTGACGCATTTGCTTATGCATGCAAAAAAGTCGGGGAGCGAAACTTCTTTAATCCTGAAGATACATGGAAACTTCTCGGGGAAATCAATTCAATGTGTCAGAAACGCGGAATTGAAGTTCTTCCTGAAATTCATGCTGAATACAGTGAGGGAATATACAAACAGATGGCAGAAAAAGGGTATCTCTTCTATGATTTTTTTATGCCAGGCCTTATTTTATATTCAATTGAAAAACACGATAGCTCTTTGCTCACAAAATGGGCAAACGAGATAATCGAAAATAATTATAAAACAGTCAGCATGCTAGGCTGCCATGACGGTATCCCTCTGCTCGATTTAAAAGGACTTGTCCCTGAAGAAGAAATTCAACAACTCACAGAAACAATCCTCAGCCGCGGCGGAATTATCAAAAATCTTTACGGTCAAAAAAATGTTTATTATCAGGTGAACTCGACGTATTACAGTGCTCTCGGAGCTGACGACAAGAAGATGCTTTTTGCAAGGGCTCTTCAGATTTTCATGCCGGGGAAACCGCTAGTTTGGTATCTTGATTTATTTGCCGGTAAAAACAATCTTGAGCGTGCAGAAAAACTTGGACATAAAGAAATTAACAGGTCAAATCTTTCTATGGAAGAAGTTACAGAAGACCTTAAAAAGCCTGTTGTCGCAAAACAACTGGAGCTTTTGAAATTGAGAAACAACAATCCTGCATTTGATTTGAATTCAAAAGTTGATGTTCAGGGGCATGGCAGCAAGCTGACAATTATCTGGAAAGGTAAAAAAAACTCAGTTAAATTTACAGCAGATTTTAATGATTATTCATATTCTTATGAGGAGATGTCATAA
- a CDS encoding carbohydrate ABC transporter permease, translating to MVENKKAKLISTVILGVFVALALLPILLIVIASFTDENTLLRNGYSYLPRKVSLDAYVYMVKQGMVILRSYGVAFVVTLIGTVVSVLLTAMLAYPISRKSFKYRNVLAFFVFFTMLFNGGIVPAYIMWTRFFHIKNTLAALIIPNYLVSAFNVILVKNYYSNSIPESLVEAAKIDGASEYRIFFRIMLPLAVPAIMTIALFTGLCYWNDWTNGLYYITNEKLYSIQLLLMKIMNNIQALKTNSSASLIGTGAVALPGTSIRMAMAVVGILPIIIIYPFMQKYLIRGVVVGAVKG from the coding sequence ATGGTAGAAAATAAAAAAGCAAAACTTATTTCAACTGTCATTTTAGGTGTTTTTGTAGCTCTTGCATTGCTTCCAATCTTGCTTATTGTGATTGCCTCATTTACAGATGAAAACACGTTGCTTCGCAACGGATATTCATATTTACCAAGAAAAGTAAGTCTCGATGCTTATGTTTATATGGTAAAACAGGGAATGGTGATTCTTCGCTCTTATGGGGTTGCATTCGTTGTAACTCTCATCGGAACTGTGGTAAGCGTACTTCTTACAGCGATGCTCGCTTACCCGATTTCAAGAAAATCGTTTAAATACAGAAACGTGCTTGCGTTTTTTGTATTTTTCACAATGCTTTTTAACGGAGGTATTGTCCCAGCCTACATTATGTGGACAAGGTTCTTCCATATCAAAAATACATTGGCTGCCCTCATAATTCCAAACTATCTTGTTTCTGCGTTCAATGTAATCCTTGTGAAAAACTATTATTCAAACAGCATCCCTGAATCACTCGTAGAGGCTGCAAAGATTGATGGAGCGAGCGAATACAGAATCTTTTTTAGGATTATGCTACCACTTGCCGTTCCAGCAATCATGACAATCGCCTTGTTTACAGGTTTATGCTACTGGAACGACTGGACAAACGGTTTGTATTACATCACTAACGAAAAACTTTATAGCATTCAGCTTTTACTGATGAAAATTATGAATAATATTCAGGCTCTGAAAACAAACTCATCAGCTTCACTTATTGGCACAGGTGCGGTTGCTTTGCCTGGAACATCGATCAGAATGGCTATGGCTGTAGTTGGAATTCTTCCAATCATAATCATCTATCCGTTTATGCAGAAATACCTTATTCGCGGTGTCGTAGTTGGCGCCGTAAAAGGGTGA